Below is a genomic region from Flammeovirgaceae bacterium SG7u.111.
TGAAGAAGGAAATTACCTCTTGGAAAATATAAGAGAAGGTATTTACCAAATCTATGCGGTATTTGAAGATGACAATAACTTGCAGTACACCGGTGAGGAAAAAGAGCTTTTCGGGTTCAAGGCTGATAATATAACGCTAGACTCCAACCTAATTGATATGGATTTTCAACTAGCTAAATACGATATTGAAGATATCTTTTTCAAAAGAACAGGTGTCGACGCTCAGTATGCAGAAATAGAATACAACAAGAAAATCGAGAGCTACGAATTTGAACTACTTGATGAGGACATGAAAGATTCCGTTTATCATATCTTAAACGAGAATATGATAAAGCTATATAAATTAAAAGACCCAGCTGATACTGTAATAGAACTATCAAGATCGGAAAGAAAAAAGGAAAGGAAAAAAGAAGCTGAAATAGAAAATAACCCTGAAGCAGCAGCAGATTCTCTCACAGCAATAATTATTGCATACGATGAACTAGGACAATCTAGTACAGATACGGTAAAATTCACTTTCTCAGAAAGAAGGTCAGTAGATCCTGAACCTTTATCAGTATCTATTTCCCCAAAAAATGGAGGGAAAATGATCCCTGAAGAAACATTTGATGTAGATATCACTTTCAACAAACCAGCCTTAAAATTTGACCCCGATAAGATAAATATTCTCCGAACCAGGGATACTACACTATATAACCTAGATACAATGTACTATGTATTACAGGCAGATACTTTATTATTAGAAGTTGATAGCACATTATTGATTCCTATAAAGGAAATCCAAGATGAGAATGAGGAAGAAGGAAAAATCGAACCAGTGCCTGTAGAAAGCGATACATTGGAGCTCGTGTATAATAAGGAGCTTAAATTTGATTATTCCATACTAGGAGATAAAATAGACCTTATAATCAAACCCAAGGCAACTGATAGGGATAAAAGTATCACACAAGTCAGTGCCAATGCCGATACGGTCATCTATGCTATCAATATATTGAATTTAAATAGCTTCACACTAGATACTACCTACTATGAAACCGAAGTGACCGACACGCTTCCAAACCCTTACGAACTTGAAACTCTTCCAAATTTTTCAAAAATAACCATAAAGGATTATTTACCTGCGGATAGAGAAGCTATTCTCCTCGACTCCTTAGCCTTCCTTTCGGTAGAATATGACACGCTTAAAGGTGAAAAGGCTAGTTATAAACTTAAGAATATTGATGACTACGGAAGTATAGAAGGAAGAGTAGAGACTGACTTTACAAGCTTCTTTGTACAACTGCTCAACGATAAGTTTGAGGTAGAGCAAGAACTTGTGAACCAAAAAGAATTTAGGTTTGACTACGTGGAGCCAGGCACCAAGTATTTGAGGCTTCAGGTTGATAATAATAATGACGGGGTTTGGGACAAAGGCAATTTCAGAGAGCGCCGCCCAGCAGAAGATGTCTATTTTAGTGAGAAAGGTGGGATAGATGTGAAACCAAACTGGGAAATACTTGGCGAGTTGATTTCAACAAAAAAGAAAAAAACGAAAAAGTAAGAAAATCACTTCATTATCAATAGGATAGCATTAAAAACAAAGAGGCTGTGGTTTAAGTTGCCAACTTATTCACAGTCTCTTTGTTGATAAATAGGCTATTGTTGATAAATCTCTAAAAAACACAAAAGTTATCAACACTTATCAACAGCTATCAACATAAATTTTGGATGAACGAGTTATTAACTGACTTATTGTATTCCGCCAACTTAGATTCACAACTTATTAACCACGAATAACCTGTCCTGAATTATTCACAAAAACAAACCTTAGTGTTGATAACTTATATATCTAACTAATTATCAAGTAATTACAAATTTATTAAATGTTGGTAAACATATGAATCACGAGGTTTTTACCAACACAAATAGTTATCAACAAATCAACACACCTAATAACAATAAGTGTTTTATTTATATATTAAATATATATTTATAATTAGTGTTGTTAGTTAATAAAGTCTCACGAGCTAACTAAATTCAGAATATGTCTAAGTCCTTAAAAAAAAACCTTAGTATTTTTTCTTTCCTTTTCATTTCATTCTATGCCCTTTCGCAAGACAATAATGTTGAGCTAGCAAATCAGTATTATGCAAATGATGAGCTAGACAAAGCTGTGGAGTTGTACGAAAAGCTTGTTAAAAAACCTTCTGATCGTGCTCTTGTGCACCGGAACTACTTGGAAGCTCTAATGAGATTGGAAGAGTATAAGGATGCTGAGAAGTACCTTAAAAAGCTTCTGAAGGATGAGCCTTACGATGCACGGTATAATATTGACTATGCGATGCTTGTAAGTGCCCAAAAGGGTGAGCCCAAATCAAATGAGTATTTAGATAATTACTTAGAGCAAATAAAGAAGAACGATTCCCAGCTTCAATACGCTGCCACGTTTTTTATTGATAACGGAAAGTTTGAATATGCTGAGAAGTCATTTTTAATGGCTCAAAAGAATAATGTTGAAAACTTTTACGATGAACTGGCAGACCTTTATGCGCTTTGGAACAAGCCAGAGAAAATGGCTGCTGAGTACATTAAGATTTTGGAGGAGGATCCAAGTAAGCTCGAATATGTGGAAGACATGCTCCAAGAAAGATTGGGCGAAGAAGAGGATTTTGATAAGCTAGGGAAAATATTGGTTGAAAATGTTCAGAAAAAGCCTGATCAGCCTGTTTTCAATGAGTTGTTGATTTGGTATTTCTTACAAAAACAAGAGTTCTACAAAGCGTTTATTCAGGCCAGGGCAATTGACAAGAGAAAAAGGCTTGAAGGTCGTAAAGTTCTGGAAATAGGAAAGTTAGCTTTGGGTAATGGAGCTTATAAAGATGCAAGCAGGATATTTCAATACCTTGTTGATAAGTACGAGAATAAGAATGTTTATTTTAGTGCGAGGCGCTTGTTGGTAAAGTCGAAGGAAGAACTTGTAAAACATACTTTCCCAATAGATCTGGATGAAATACGCTCATTATCAAATGATTATAGCAATATAGTAAAAGAACTTGGCATTCGTCCCAATACGGCAGACGCTGTGAGGAGTATGGCGTTGCTGCAGGGCTTTTATCTAAACAATGTTGATACGGCCATAATTATCTTGGAAGACTTGGTCAAAAGACCTGGCATGAAAAAATATTTGATCTCGAATGCCAAGCTCGACTTGGGAGATATTTACCTCCTCAAAGGAGAACCTTGGGAAGCCTCTTTGCTCTATAGCCAAGTGGAAAAAGCAGAGAAAGATGAAAACCTTGGTCACTTTGCCAAGCTAAAAAATGCCAAGCTTTCTTATTACAAAGGCGAGTTTGAATTGGCAAAGGCGCACTTAGATGTGTTGAAAATGGCTACTTCTAGGGAAATAGCCAACGATGCCATGCAACTCTCATTACTTATCCAAGATAACCTTGCGCTAGATACTTCCGATGTGGCCATGAAAGCATATTCTTCTGTGGAGCTTTTGGTGTTCCAAAGTAAGTACGAAGAAGCCATTGTTGCCTATGAAAATATGCTTAAAGAATTTGCAAACCACAGCCTGACCGACGAGATCTATTGGGAACTTGCCAACATCAATTTGAAGCTTGGGAATTTTGACGAATCAATTACTTCATTAGAAAAAATATTAGAGGAATATCGCTACGATATATTGGCGGACGATGCCAATTTCCTCATTGGAAAAATATATGAAGAAAACATGAATAACCCTGAAAAAGCAATGGAGTACTACGAAGCACAGCTCAAAGATTTTCCAGGGAGTATTTACAATGTAGAAGCCAGAAAACGCTTCAGGAAATTGAGGGGCGATAGCCTTAACTAGCAGGCGTGCCCCTAAAATCTACATTTCGATATTGACAGAGATTGGGCAATGGTCTGAGTGAACAGCATCGGGGTGAATATCAGCCCCTTTCAGTTGATCTGACAGCGTTTCGGTTGCCATGAAGTAATCTATCCGCCAGCCTTTGTTTTTGCCCCTAGCCCCCGCTCTGTATGTCCACCAAGTGTAATGGTGGGACTCTTCATTGAAATACCTGAAGGTATCAACAAAACCAGATTCGATAAACTTTGTCATCCAAGCCCGTTCTTCAGGCAAAAAACCTGAAGAGTTCTTGTTGCTAACAGGGTTGTGGATATCTATTGGTTTATGGCAAATGTTATAATCTCCGCAGATAATCAGCTTTGGTCTTTCTTTCCGGAGCTCGGTTACATAATCAAAAAAGTCATCGAGCCATTGGTATTTGAAATCTTGTCTGGCGTCGCCCGAAGTGCCAGAGGGCATGTAGACATTTAGCAAAGTAGTATCTCCATAATCCGTTCTCAGGACTCTTCCTTCCTTGTCATAAATTTCCATGCCCATTCCGTGTACAACGGCATCGGGTTTCTTTTTTGAAAAAGTGGCAACTCCCGAATAACCTTTTTTCTCGGCGGAGAACCAATCAATTTCGTATCCCATTTCCTTGAAAGTACTTAGGTCAACTTGTTCTTCTAAGGCTTTCACCTCTTGAAAGCAAATTACATCAGGAGCATTTTCTTTCACCCATTCGTCAAGCCCTTTTTTCAAAGCGGCCCGTATGCCGTTCACATTGTACGATACAAATTTCATTTTTTTCTAGTCTTAAAAATTTAGAACCCTATTTCAGTCTCGAAATATTCGATAACATGGATTTTTAAAAGTTTTTCTTGCGAAAGAAGATCAAAAAAAGGAAGCTTTTTTACCAATTTCCAATGAGGCCAACCCTCTTCATCCACCCCTTCAAGCTCATAATAACCCGACAAGCTCAATACCTTGCAAATGGCTATGTGCAGCAAGTCCTGTTTTTCTTCTTTGGTGTATGTCATAGGCCCTTTGCCCAGTTCGTGTACCCCAATTATGAACAAAATAGCATTTAGGTCTGGGGTTTTCACACCCATTTCCCTTGAAACTTTTGCCTGGAGAACTTCCCATTTTTGCTCTAGTTCTAATTCACTTTTTATAATCATTTGTTAATTTTTTTTAGAGCTAAAAATTAGGCGTCACCTTCAGTTTCTTCTTTACTCAAGGCTTCCAAAAAGTCAAAAGCCCGACGGAGATGAGGGATTACGATGGTGCCACCTATCAGATTGGCAATGCTCATGGCATCTATGACTTCCTTGTCTGTTAACCCAGCCTTTTTACAAGCTTCCAAGTGATATTTCACGCAATCGTCGCAGCGCAGCACTAGGGAACACGAAAGGCCGATAAGCTCTTTTGTTTTTTTGTCGAGCTCACCTTTGTCGAAGGCGAGGGTATCTACACCAAATATTCGCTTGAGTACTTTATTGTCGGCAGAAAGTATCTTTTCGTTCATTTCTGCCCTATAAGCCCTAAATTCTTCAGGAGATTCCATATTTTTATATAATCAAGTTAAAATTGTGTCTAGTGCTACAAGCACTAGACAATACTTCACGCCGTTGGTACAACAAGAGTTTAAACAAGGCAAATGCCCAAATTGATTTGTAAAACTAATGACTTCTTCAGTCTCTGGAGCTATTCCATCTTCCAAAATTGGCTGAAGACAACCCCCAAGGCTTATGTGGAAAGATTTTGTTGATATGTTGTACCCACGAAGTTGCGCTGGATGCGAAACGGTGTTGGTAAAAAACGAAGAACTGATTTGTACTTCATGCCGGCTCGATCTTCCTACTACAGATTATCATTTATTTCCCGATAACGAGCTTTCGAAGCGGTTTTATGGAAAATTGCCCATCGCTCATACCATGGCTTACCTCAAGTTTGTGAAAAAAGGAAAAGCCCAAAAGATAATCCATAACCTCAAATATCATGGAGAAGAAAAAATAAGCTACCAATTTGGTAGGTGGTATGGAAGAGAACTGTTAAAAAGTGAAAGTTATCAACAATTTGACCTTATCGCACCGGTTCCGCTGCACAAAAAACGCCTAGGCCAGCGGGGTTACAACCAAGCCGAAGGATTTGCCCAAGGGCTCTCGGAAGTTTTGGATATCCCTTGGAGCAAAGAGCTTTTGATAAGGACAGTGGCCAGCACCACCCAAACCAAAAAAAGAAGCTTTGAAAGGTGGCTCAACGTAGAAAAAATCTTTGAAGTAGCCCAGCCTGCACTCGTTTTGGGCAAGCATGTTTTGTTGGTAGACGATGTGATCACTACAGGTGCTACATTTGAAGCTTGTGCCAAAAAGTTATTAGATAGCCAATGTGGAAAAGTGAGTATAGCGGCTATTGCAGCTGCATAAAACAATGATTTGGGCAAGACTATGGAATATAGTGATTCTATAGCCCTCACTTCCTAAAAACACTTGCCCAAGCCTCAACAGTCTTCATTTCGGCTATTTTTCCTTCTTCAATTCCCAAACCCTTGCTCAAATCTTACCCTCAAACCTTGCATTCGTACATATCCTTTCCAAAAGGAGCAATCCTGCCCAAATATGTCTAACTTTGCGGATATTAAGTGGTTGTATAGAAAAAAGTGACCTTCTTTTCTTGATAAGGATTGGTTGCCAATATCGAGCTTGTTGTTAAAATAGCACTAGTGTTTGCTGATTTTATAGAGCTTATAAAAGTCTCAAAGTAATGCTGAACAGAAGAATATTAAGGGTGAAGGCGATGCAGAGTATTTATGCCTTCGAAAGAAATAAGGAATCTGCTTTTCATTTGGTATTGGCCAACATAAAAGAAGATTTTAGGTTGGAAATGCTCCGAATGGGCAAAGATAACCGCGAACTAATGAGCGAGCGTGAGAAAAAAGTAGCGGATGCTTTTAAGGAATATGTGCAAAATAATGTGACTACCTCCGAGTCGTTTGATGGCGATGAGTTTTCACAAAAAATATTTTTATCTGCCTGCGCTTCTTACCGAGATAAAATCTATAAAGACAGGCAATACCACAAAGAGCTGATGATCTCTGAGACGGAGAAAGTATATGACCGTTACCTGAGAATGCTCAATTTGGTGTTGAACCTTGCCAGTGTGGACAGGAGCCTGAACCTGCTCGAAAATAAGGTTATTTCATGTTGGAGAAACAATGCTTCCCTACAGCGGATTATCACAGAAAAGAAAGTTGATTGGGATACCGATTTGATAAAGCAATGGTACCGCAACCTTAAAAAAGATGAGGAACTGGTGAAGGGGATAACTGTGGAAAGTGGTGACTTTGCCGAGGAGAAAATGGCTGTTCGGGTCTTGATAAGAGACTTTTTATATAAAAACGAGCAAATAATCGAGTTCTTTGAAGAAGAGGATATCAACTGGTCGGAAAACAAGGATATTGTCAAGAGCATGTTGATAAATACGGTGAAGGGAATGGAGGACGATGACTGTGAGAACCAAAGACTTTATCTGCTTTCAAGAAATTGGGAAGAAGACCGGGAATTTTTCGTTGATCTTTTCGATTTCTATATGAAAGACAAAACCCAGTATGAGCAGATTATTTCCAAACAAGCAAAGAAATGGAGCTTGGATAGGATTGCTTCTGTTGATAGGATAGCGATAGAAATGGCTATTTGCGAAATGCTAAACTTTTCAAGTATTCCTGTAAAAGTCACGATCAATGAGTATATTGACATTGCAAAAACATACAGTACGCCCAAAAGCTGGCAGTTTGTAAATGGTATGCTAGATGAGATAGCCAAAAAACTGGAAGACGAAGGGCAGATAAGAAAGACAGGAAGAGGGCTGATTGATAATAAATAATAAATTAACTTTAGCACTTCCAAATTGGTTATAAGGGCATGGGCAGATAAAGCTTAAACATGTTCTAAATTAAATACTAAATCACTTTTTAATAATAAAAACCTAAAAAGCTATGAGCAGTAAAGGTGGAAGTAATTTATTGGCATTTATAGTTGGAGCTGCAGCAGGGGCTGCTGTAGGTATTTTGTATGCTCCTGAAAAAGGGATCAATACAAGGGATAAGCTTAGGTACAAGCTTGACAAATATAAAGAGCAACTCCAAGAATTAATTGACGATTTGTTGGAAGAAGAAGGCGAAGAGTCTGTGAGCGAAGCGAGAAATAAAAGCCAAATGGTGATTTCAGATGCTATAAAGCATGCTGAGCAACTGATGAGCGAAGTTGATGCGCTCAAAAAACAGATTACAACCCGAGAAAAAACAGTAGAAGAATAATTGAAGCCTAGCCCTATGGGCTGGTTTTTATAGTTGAACAATCACAAATTAATTAATGAAATAGAATTAGTTATGATGAAAATTAGCAGAACTTTTATCATAGTACTTGCTATCCAACTTGCATTTGTTGGATGTGATAACCGCAAGTCTGGAAGTAGCGAACAAGTAGCAGCTCCTACAACCGAAGAGGCGGCTTCTTCCTCAGAGACAAATTCAGGCGAAGCAGCAGCTTTAGCTGAGTTTTCTTTTGAAGAAAAAAGTCATGATTTCGGTACGCTAAACGCAGGAGACGTGGTAACTCACGTATTCAAGTTTACCAATAGCGGTGAAGCTCCTATGCTTATTCAAGATATTAGGACGACATGTGGATGTACCACGCCTGAATACACCAAAGAGCCAATTGGCCCTGGTGAAACTGGTGAGATCACGGTGCAGTTCAATAGTAAAGGAAAAGCTGGGGTACAGAATAAGAACATCACTATTTTTGCCAACACAAAAAATGGATCGGATGTGATAAGTATCCAGTGTGTGGTGAACCAAGTACAAGAAGTAAAAGGTCCTTATAAAGACCAGCCTGCTTCATAGAAGAGCAACTTTTTTATAATTTATAATGTACAGCGAATTAAGTATGATACTATTACAGGCGGGCTTAAATCCGCAATTGATGAATGTTTTGTTCATCGGCGGAATGATCCTTATTTTTTACTTTTTTATGATAAGGCCTCAACAGCAAAAGCAAAAAAAGCAAAAAGAGTTTGCCAGCTCAGTGAAGAAAGGCGACGACGTGGTAACTATTGGGGGGATGTATGGAAAGATTGCATCTTCAGAAGGAGATACCGTTTTGTTAGAAGTTGATAGGGGGGTGAAAATAAGAATGGATAAAAGTTCTATCTCTTTCGAAAACACAGCTCTTTTAAAAAAGAAAAACGAATCGTAGAAATTTGAAAACGATTTTTCTCTAAACAGCATTTGATGCTTAACTTAAACTGAAAATTCTGATTTCTAAAATCTGGGTTTTCAGTTTTTTTATTCCTTAAATTAATACCTATTATTCTATCTTATTTGTCATAAATAAGAATTGTCAATATTCTATTGGGAAGCATAGAAACATATGAAGGTCAAAGAATTTTTAAAGAAAATAAAGCTACCTGAAAATGAGCAGGTCAATCTGCCCAGTTTGAAAGGGGTGTTGGATTGGTCTAAGTACACTATTGAAAAAATGAAAGGCTGGGACTGGAAGGTAATTTCCATTTGTTTCGGAACGGCTTTTACCTTTTGGATATTCAATGCACTCAACGATTCTCACACCGATGATGTTTCTATCCCTGTAGAATTACTTTATGACGGAGAGAATGTGGTCACCTTGGTGAAGCCTCCTGAATCCATCACCGTCAATGTGTCGGGTAATGGCTGGAATTTGCTCAATAAGGTGGTTAATGTGGCACAAGAGCCTATTGAAGTGATGCTCAACAAAAAATCGTTGTTAGAGCTTAATCATATCATGACCAATAATCTATTGCCCCAAGTGGTGAACAGGTTTAGGGAAATGCAGGTAAATTATATCTTGGAAGATTCCCTTTATTTCGACTTCGATACCATTGCCACTAAAAAAGTACAATTGGCCCTCAGGGAGTCGGATATCGAGCTAAAGGATAATTATAAGATTATTTCTTCTTTAAAAATAGAACCTGACGAAGCAATCCTTACAGGAGCTGCTACGCTATTGAGCAAATACCCCGATACCATTCGAATATTTTTGGATGAAACGGATATAGATGCTGATTTTGAACAGATGGTGAAAATTGCCTATCCCGAGCATAGATTGGTGAGTGTAGATACTGAGGAAACTAAGGTCAAATTTATGGTAGCCCAGTTTGACAAGCGAACGATGCGTGTGAAACCTGAAGTAGTTAATTTTACCATCCCCGAAGGTAAAAAAATCACCATTATCCCTTCGGAGGCTACGGTGGAGTATATGATAGAAGTGGATGAACATTATATTCCACAAGACTCCCTAAAGGTACTGCTAGACTATAGAACGACGAGTAAGGTCGATTCCACTATTTCAGCCCAACTGAAATACCCTAGCTACATGATAGAAACGAACGTGGTGCCCAAAAAATTTGTGATCAGTATAGGAGATGAGTAAGCCCAAACTGATAGGAATAACAGGCGGAATAGGCTCGGGAAAGTCCTTGGTCTGCAAGGTTTTTTCCACCCTGGGTATTCCCGTGTATTATGCTGACGACCGTGCCAAATGGCTCATGCACCATGACCCTGTTTTGAAGAAAGGTTTGATAGAAGCTTTTGGCGAGGAAAGCTATGATGCCAATGGCATGCTGAACAGGACCTATCTGGCTTCAGTGGTTTTTTCTAATGAGGAAAAGTTGAAAACCATGAACGGCTTGGTGCATCCCCGAGTAGCCGCAGATTTTAAAAATTGGGCGAAGGAAAACAAGGACAAACCCTACCTCCTAAAAGAAGCGGCCCTGCTTTTTGAAAGCGGCTCATACAAATCCCTCGACGAAGTAATCACCGTTTATGCCTCGGAAGAAGAGCGAATAAAAAGAGTGCTAAAAAGAGATACCCACCGCACAGAAAACGACATCAAAGCCATCATCAAAAAACAATTCACCGAAGAGCAACGACAAGAGCTAGCTTCCTTTGTAATAGACAACAGCGGGGAAAAAATGCTGATTCCTCAGGTGTTAGAGGTGGATGGGAGGTTGAATGGGTAAGAGTTATAATAGCCATTACTAATAGCCTAAAGAGTTTTTAAAAGGACTTTCGAGGGTTTTCCATTTTGTGGTATTTAGTTTTTTTCCGTCAATATTCATAGGGGTAAATCTAACTTTATAACTTCCTTCATTATTAAATGTAAAACCACCAGCACACATTCCGTGTCCAACTCTTATTATTCCTGTCCTTGCTCCAATAATAAATGTACTTGAAGTTTTAGTAGTTTCATCATACACTTCTGTTTTATACCAAACTTCTGATTCTGGTAAATTATTTGGCTGAAATACGGCATAAGCAGCAGGCCCACAACCGTAGTATTCTACTTCCATTTGAACAAATTTTAAACTTAAATTTAGGTTTAATTCTGGTGAATGACTTTCTGTAACCTCCCAAGCTACTGGTTCATGTTCTGCGTTTGAAGAATTATATCTAGTTAACTCATGATAATTTTCACTCTCTGTTAAATGAGAAAATTTTAGAAAATACTTCTTGTTGAGTTCTAATTTTATTGATGGTTTAAAAACTGCCTGAGTTAAATCCATTGGTTCTTTATGAATTTACTTGAAACTGGTATTTTGCAAATACAAAGTAAATCATCTTGATGAAGTTGTCTTTAGACCGAAACCCTCTAGCAACCCGTTTAATGATTTGAATTTTAGAATTGAGCCCCTCTAAGATACCGTTATTAATCTTAGATTGAGCGTATTGAACAATTCCATCAAAATGGCTTTTAATCGATTTAGTGATCGGATTGGTTTCCATGGTTTCCTGGGCGAGGTCCATAATGAAGCACAGTTGGGCTTTTAGCTCTTGAAATTGATCTTTCCGATAAAAAGTATCTATCCTTTCCATTGATAGTTCAATTTGAGCTTGAAAGCAATAAGCCTTTTCCCCAAGTCGATCTAGATGTTTGTAGAGAAGTTTGATCACATGCCATTTGTCAAAAGTAACCTTAGCCTGTGGAAAACACTGTTTGGCCCCCTTGATGAAGGCAGGGGACATATCAATGGAAATTTCTTCTACTGCTTCTGGATAGGGATGATCTTGCTTAAATCGGGCAACACATTCAGAAGATCTACCTTCGTAACTACCGGGTAGTTGCCAAGTATCTAGATCAAAAAAGCTGGTGATGTATCCATGTCCCTTACGGGTAGAGGTTTCATCATAAGCAATCCTAGAGGCTGTATGCTGACTATAGTAGTCATCTTCAAGATGTTGGGTATAATGATGATAAATATGCTCAACCCGTTGGACTCGAATGCCAAGTGTCCTGGCTACTGCCGTAAAACAATGGTGGATATGCATCAAACGCATGACTTCTTGCTCAAACATAAGTGTGAACCGCGAATAATCTCTAGAAAAGGAAACCTCTGCCTTAGATAGTTTACCGGTATCCCTATCTTTGTATATAGGAAGCTTACAATGGATAAAACAGCGGTATTGAAAAAGCTTTAAGTGTTCCCAGGTACGGTCGTAATAGCTATGAATAGAGCATTTTTTTGGGGTAGCTTCAGGTGAAACCTCTAAATATAGATGTACAGTGTTGCTAGGCTCGTCACGTTCTGCTAGAACTAACTCAAAAGGTGGTAGAACAGGAAGTAAGTCACTAAATTGAGATAGAAAATTCATCGTTTTTTGAATACAAAGATAAGCGTTCAAGTAAATTCATAAAGAGCCATCCATTTGTCCTATTAATACTTCTTCTAATAGTAAATCTACTATTGTCCCATCTTCACTTTCCAAATATGCTTGCCTGTTCTTGCTAAATGAATTAATTACTTTTTGGCTATATGAGTAGCCTTCTATAATAAATATTGAATTTTGACTTATTTCTCTTTTTTCTGGGTAGAATTTAAATCCAGAGAAAGCACACTCAGCATATGATAGCTGGATAGTGAAGGACAAGGTTAATATCAGAAAGGCCTTTTTCATTTTGTTGAATTTGAATGAATTCTCAATAAATATACAAACATCGCTTTAAATAACAATAGAACATTGCTTAGTTAGATATTCGAGAATTTCTAAATCCAAAACAAAAAAAACTGGTCAAGCCTCCTAAAAAGCCTGACCAGTTTTAAATCACCACATTCAAGACCCATTATAAGCTACTTGTTATCTTTCTTAATGTCCTTTAGGATTTTCTTTTCTGTACTATCCATTCTGCGCTGCACTTTTTTGATATCTTCTTCAGGTGGCAACTCTTCGGGCTTAACCCCTCTTGTTAACAGCATTTTACGCACTTCTTTATTATTATCAACATGTTCCTTTGTGATTTGCTTATTGCCAGATAAATCCTTATCCACCACATTATGACTGGTTAGCTCGGAAGCAAAATCCTTTGCTTTTATCATCAGTGTTGGTAGAAAATCAGCCAGAGGTCTGTTTGTTGGTACACCTAATTTCTTTTTCATAAATTGAGTGGTTCTTCCACCAAACAAAGCTTTATCTCCCTCCGACCGAATTAAAGCAAAACTTCTATTATCAACTCCTCTTTCGTAAATTATTCCCGAAAGTTTCTTCTCCGATTTGGATAACTTTTCTCTTGCAGTTACCCTGGCAATATCTAGAAGTCTTTGCTCAATTAATTCCTGCTTTCTTGTCTGAACGGCAAAGTGTGTTTGGGCAAATGCAACTTCGGGTTTGGACGCATCTCCATTTTGTGCTACAAGATAACATGCATATCTCGTCAGTGCTACATCTTGAACTTCTCTTTGTCCACCTTTTCCTATTTCTATCATTTTGGTGACACCAACGAAATGATCTAATTCATGCTCTCCTGAGTTTTCACATGACTTTACCGCTTTTTGA
It encodes:
- the nusB gene encoding transcription antitermination factor NusB, whose product is MLNRRILRVKAMQSIYAFERNKESAFHLVLANIKEDFRLEMLRMGKDNRELMSEREKKVADAFKEYVQNNVTTSESFDGDEFSQKIFLSACASYRDKIYKDRQYHKELMISETEKVYDRYLRMLNLVLNLASVDRSLNLLENKVISCWRNNASLQRIITEKKVDWDTDLIKQWYRNLKKDEELVKGITVESGDFAEEKMAVRVLIRDFLYKNEQIIEFFEEEDINWSENKDIVKSMLINTVKGMEDDDCENQRLYLLSRNWEEDREFFVDLFDFYMKDKTQYEQIISKQAKKWSLDRIASVDRIAIEMAICEMLNFSSIPVKVTINEYIDIAKTYSTPKSWQFVNGMLDEIAKKLEDEGQIRKTGRGLIDNK
- a CDS encoding YtxH domain-containing protein is translated as MSSKGGSNLLAFIVGAAAGAAVGILYAPEKGINTRDKLRYKLDKYKEQLQELIDDLLEEEGEESVSEARNKSQMVISDAIKHAEQLMSEVDALKKQITTREKTVEE
- a CDS encoding DUF1573 domain-containing protein; protein product: MMKISRTFIIVLAIQLAFVGCDNRKSGSSEQVAAPTTEEAASSSETNSGEAAALAEFSFEEKSHDFGTLNAGDVVTHVFKFTNSGEAPMLIQDIRTTCGCTTPEYTKEPIGPGETGEITVQFNSKGKAGVQNKNITIFANTKNGSDVISIQCVVNQVQEVKGPYKDQPAS
- the yajC gene encoding preprotein translocase subunit YajC translates to MILLQAGLNPQLMNVLFIGGMILIFYFFMIRPQQQKQKKQKEFASSVKKGDDVVTIGGMYGKIASSEGDTVLLEVDRGVKIRMDKSSISFENTALLKKKNES
- the coaE gene encoding dephospho-CoA kinase (Dephospho-CoA kinase (CoaE) performs the final step in coenzyme A biosynthesis.), which produces MSKPKLIGITGGIGSGKSLVCKVFSTLGIPVYYADDRAKWLMHHDPVLKKGLIEAFGEESYDANGMLNRTYLASVVFSNEEKLKTMNGLVHPRVAADFKNWAKENKDKPYLLKEAALLFESGSYKSLDEVITVYASEEERIKRVLKRDTHRTENDIKAIIKKQFTEEQRQELASFVIDNSGEKMLIPQVLEVDGRLNG
- a CDS encoding transposase, producing MNFLSQFSDLLPVLPPFELVLAERDEPSNTVHLYLEVSPEATPKKCSIHSYYDRTWEHLKLFQYRCFIHCKLPIYKDRDTGKLSKAEVSFSRDYSRFTLMFEQEVMRLMHIHHCFTAVARTLGIRVQRVEHIYHHYTQHLEDDYYSQHTASRIAYDETSTRKGHGYITSFFDLDTWQLPGSYEGRSSECVARFKQDHPYPEAVEEISIDMSPAFIKGAKQCFPQAKVTFDKWHVIKLLYKHLDRLGEKAYCFQAQIELSMERIDTFYRKDQFQELKAQLCFIMDLAQETMETNPITKSIKSHFDGIVQYAQSKINNGILEGLNSKIQIIKRVARGFRSKDNFIKMIYFVFAKYQFQVNS
- the dinD gene encoding DNA damage-inducible protein D, translating into MKKELIAELFEKFEEACYDLDGLECWSGRELQVILGYSDWRNFTNTIQKAVKSCENSGEHELDHFVGVTKMIEIGKGGQREVQDVALTRYACYLVAQNGDASKPEVAFAQTHFAVQTRKQELIEQRLLDIARVTAREKLSKSEKKLSGIIYERGVDNRSFALIRSEGDKALFGGRTTQFMKKKLGVPTNRPLADFLPTLMIKAKDFASELTSHNVVDKDLSGNKQITKEHVDNNKEVRKMLLTRGVKPEELPPEEDIKKVQRRMDSTEKKILKDIKKDNK